A section of the Neisseria dumasiana genome encodes:
- a CDS encoding ferredoxin--NADP reductase gives MAAFNTQKVLSVHHWTDAYFTFTCTRDESLRFENGQFVMVGLMVDGKPLMRAYSVASANWEEHLEFFSIKVQDGPLTSRLQHLKVGDEVLISKKPTGTLICGDLNPGKNLYLLSTGTGIAPFLSITKDPEVYEQFEKVILVHGVRYEKDLAYYDRFTKELPEHEYLGEIVKEKLIYYPVVSREEYPHRGHITDLMRSGKLFEDIGLPMMNPEHDRAMLCGSPAMLKDTSEVLNEFGLKVSPKMGQRGDYLIERAFVDQ, from the coding sequence ATGGCAGCATTCAATACCCAGAAAGTTTTATCTGTACACCATTGGACAGACGCTTACTTTACCTTTACCTGCACGCGCGACGAATCATTGCGTTTTGAAAACGGGCAGTTTGTGATGGTGGGTTTGATGGTGGACGGCAAGCCGTTGATGCGTGCATACAGCGTGGCCAGTGCCAACTGGGAAGAGCATCTCGAATTTTTCAGTATTAAAGTGCAAGACGGCCCTTTGACCAGCCGTTTGCAGCATTTGAAAGTGGGCGACGAAGTATTGATCAGCAAAAAACCCACAGGCACGTTGATCTGTGGTGATTTGAATCCCGGAAAAAATCTGTATCTGCTGTCAACCGGAACCGGTATCGCCCCGTTTTTGAGCATCACCAAAGACCCTGAAGTTTACGAGCAGTTTGAAAAAGTCATTTTGGTACACGGTGTGCGCTATGAAAAAGATTTGGCCTATTACGACCGCTTTACCAAAGAATTGCCCGAGCATGAGTATTTGGGTGAAATCGTTAAAGAAAAACTGATTTATTACCCGGTGGTATCGCGTGAAGAATATCCGCACCGCGGCCACATTACCGATCTGATGCGCAGCGGCAAGCTGTTTGAAGACATCGGCTTGCCGATGATGAATCCCGAACACGACCGCGCGATGCTGTGTGGCAGCCCGGCCATGCTGAAAGATACCAGCGAGGTATTGAACGAGTTTGGTTTGAAAGTTTCACCGAAAATGGGGCAGCGCGGCGATTATCTGATCGAACGTGCGTTTGTTGACCAATAA
- a CDS encoding sulfate adenylyltransferase subunit 1 produces MNTSTAPLLRFITAGSVDDGKSTLIGRLLYDSKTLLADQIAKLDQTAQNGTTPDFASLTDGLAAEREQGITIDVAYRYFSTPKRKFIIADTPGHEQYTRNMVTGASTADAAIILIDATRVDFDNENPILLPQTKRHSAILKLLGCPNIIVAVNKLDLLEFNQQKYRKITQAYQNLADRIGIKADIHFLPISALNGDNIVNTSPNTPWYEGLPLLPLLESLPASQTETDNLPAYFSVQRVARQDGSSSDDFRGYQGRLEAGRLNTGDAIRVLPNNKTARIAEIHLPGGKTDSAQAGDVLTLTLDSDIDISRGDSIVSADNPIIPSRDFQAALCWFDENPLNLRRKYLLKQGTRTTPAKISEISYIWDVHTLSRVQSAQQLHLNDIGNVSLKTQQPLNATAYNENPATGAFILIDEATNHTVAAGMIRNTHQESSFEI; encoded by the coding sequence ATGAACACATCCACCGCACCCCTGCTCCGCTTTATCACCGCCGGCAGCGTTGACGACGGCAAGTCCACCCTTATCGGCCGCCTGCTTTACGACAGCAAAACCCTTCTGGCCGACCAAATAGCCAAACTTGATCAAACCGCACAAAACGGTACCACTCCCGATTTTGCCAGCCTTACCGACGGCTTGGCAGCCGAGCGCGAACAAGGTATTACAATCGATGTTGCTTACCGTTACTTTTCAACGCCCAAACGCAAATTCATCATTGCCGACACCCCCGGCCACGAACAATACACACGCAATATGGTTACCGGAGCTTCCACCGCAGATGCAGCCATTATTTTGATAGATGCCACCCGCGTGGACTTCGATAATGAAAATCCCATATTGCTACCCCAAACCAAACGTCACAGCGCCATCTTGAAACTGCTGGGCTGCCCGAACATCATCGTAGCGGTCAACAAACTTGATCTTCTTGAATTTAATCAACAAAAATACCGAAAAATTACTCAGGCTTACCAAAACCTAGCCGACCGCATCGGCATAAAAGCCGATATACATTTTCTTCCCATTAGTGCGCTGAACGGCGACAACATAGTCAATACCAGCCCCAACACACCGTGGTATGAAGGTCTGCCTTTACTGCCGCTGTTGGAAAGCCTGCCGGCCTCACAAACGGAAACCGATAACCTGCCCGCCTATTTTTCCGTGCAGCGTGTAGCCCGGCAAGACGGCAGCAGCAGCGATGATTTCCGCGGTTACCAAGGCCGTTTGGAAGCAGGCCGTCTGAATACGGGAGACGCAATCCGGGTATTGCCCAACAACAAAACCGCCCGCATTGCCGAGATTCATCTTCCCGGCGGCAAAACCGATTCCGCCCAAGCCGGAGATGTGTTGACGCTAACCTTAGACAGCGACATTGATATCTCTCGCGGCGACAGCATTGTTTCTGCCGACAATCCGATCATTCCCAGTCGGGATTTTCAAGCTGCGTTATGTTGGTTTGATGAAAACCCTCTCAATCTGCGACGCAAATATCTTTTAAAACAAGGCACACGAACCACTCCGGCAAAAATCAGCGAAATTTCATATATATGGGACGTTCACACTTTAAGCCGTGTTCAATCGGCACAACAGCTCCATTTAAACGACATCGGCAATGTGAGTTTGAAAACCCAGCAGCCGCTCAATGCAACGGCTTACAATGAAAACCCTGCCACAGGCGCGTTCATTTTGATAGATGAAGCCACCAATCACACGGTAGCTGCCGGCATGATACGCAATACCCATCAGGAAAGCAGTTTTGAAATTTAA
- a CDS encoding malate dehydrogenase: protein MKSPVRVAVTGAAGQIGYALLFRIASGEMLGKDQPVILQLLDLPQAQNAVKGVMMELQDCAFPLLADMFTTDNPEVAFKDAQIAILVGSRPRSKGMERADLLLANAEIFTKQGAALNKVADRNVKVLVVGNPANTNAYIAMKSAPDLPAKNFTAMLRLDHNRALSQIAEKTGKAVADIEKLCVWGNHSPTMYADYRFATINGESVKDMINDQEWNANEFLPTVGKRGAAIIEARGLSSAASAANAAIDHIRDWVLGTNGKWVTMGIPSDGSYGIPEGTMFGFPVTCENGEYKLVEGLEIDEFSQERINVTLKELEEEKAGVAHLLS, encoded by the coding sequence ATGAAATCACCCGTTCGTGTTGCAGTTACCGGTGCTGCCGGTCAAATCGGTTATGCTTTGCTGTTCCGTATTGCCAGCGGCGAAATGTTAGGCAAAGACCAGCCCGTTATTCTGCAATTATTGGATTTGCCCCAAGCGCAAAATGCCGTTAAAGGCGTGATGATGGAACTTCAAGATTGCGCGTTCCCTCTGCTGGCCGACATGTTCACTACCGACAACCCCGAAGTGGCTTTTAAAGATGCGCAGATTGCTATCTTGGTAGGCTCGCGCCCGCGCAGCAAAGGCATGGAGCGTGCCGACCTACTGCTGGCCAATGCCGAAATCTTTACCAAACAAGGTGCGGCGCTGAATAAAGTTGCCGACCGCAATGTAAAAGTATTGGTAGTGGGCAACCCTGCCAACACCAATGCCTACATCGCCATGAAGTCTGCTCCCGATCTGCCTGCCAAAAACTTTACCGCCATGCTGCGCCTTGACCACAACCGTGCATTAAGCCAAATCGCCGAGAAAACCGGCAAAGCTGTGGCAGATATCGAAAAACTGTGCGTGTGGGGCAACCACTCTCCCACTATGTATGCCGACTACCGTTTTGCCACCATCAACGGTGAAAGCGTAAAAGACATGATCAACGACCAAGAATGGAATGCCAACGAGTTCCTGCCGACCGTAGGCAAGCGCGGTGCCGCCATTATTGAAGCACGCGGCTTATCTTCTGCCGCATCGGCCGCCAATGCCGCCATCGACCATATCCGCGACTGGGTATTGGGCACCAACGGTAAATGGGTGACCATGGGCATTCCTTCAGACGGCTCTTACGGTATTCCCGAAGGTACTATGTTCGGCTTCCCGGTTACTTGCGAAAACGGCGAATACAAACTGGTTGAAGGTTTGGAAATCGACGAATTCAGTCAAGAGCGTATCAATGTAACTCTGAAAGAGTTGGAAGAAGAAAAAGCCGGTGTTGCCCACTTGCTTTCTTGA
- the sdhC gene encoding succinate dehydrogenase, cytochrome b556 subunit: protein MQTKQRPVFLEIPNIRLPIPGIVSILHRISGVLLFLSLPLLLWFLAGTLSREAAFETYRSVVSNPFVKLVLIGLLWAYLHHSFAGIRFLLLDAHKGLELQTARATAKLVFVAALVSTVALGAWLW from the coding sequence ATGCAGACGAAGCAGCGCCCTGTGTTCCTTGAAATCCCCAATATCAGATTACCGATACCCGGGATTGTTTCTATTCTGCACCGCATCAGCGGGGTTCTTTTATTTTTGAGTCTGCCCCTTTTGCTGTGGTTTCTTGCCGGTACGTTGAGCCGTGAGGCTGCATTTGAAACTTACCGTTCCGTTGTTTCCAATCCGTTTGTGAAGCTGGTATTGATCGGCCTTTTGTGGGCTTATCTGCACCACTCTTTTGCCGGCATCCGTTTCCTGTTGTTGGACGCCCATAAAGGTCTGGAGCTGCAAACCGCCCGTGCCACCGCAAAATTGGTGTTCGTGGCAGCATTGGTTTCAACAGTAGCATTGGGAGCATGGTTATGGTAG
- the sdhD gene encoding succinate dehydrogenase, hydrophobic membrane anchor protein, whose protein sequence is MVDRKLAGAHYGLRDWAMQRATAVIMLIYTIAFIIFLLALPGDYDSWQAFFAQTWVKVFTQVTFVALFLHAWVGIRDLWMDYIKPFGLRLFLQVATIIWLVGCLVYSVKVIWGIV, encoded by the coding sequence ATGGTAGACCGCAAATTGGCCGGTGCCCACTACGGCCTGCGCGATTGGGCGATGCAACGTGCAACAGCTGTTATTATGCTGATTTACACAATTGCTTTTATCATCTTTTTACTTGCCTTGCCGGGTGATTACGATTCATGGCAGGCATTTTTTGCGCAAACATGGGTTAAAGTATTTACCCAAGTTACTTTCGTCGCACTGTTTCTGCATGCCTGGGTAGGTATCCGCGATTTATGGATGGATTACATCAAGCCTTTTGGTTTGCGGTTGTTTTTACAAGTAGCCACCATTATTTGGCTGGTAGGTTGCTTGGTTTATTCGGTTAAAGTAATTTGGGGTATTGTATGA
- the sdhA gene encoding succinate dehydrogenase flavoprotein subunit produces MSFPVRKFDAVIVGGGGAGLRAALQLSKSGLNTAVLSKVFPTRSHTVAAQGGISASLGNVQEDRWDWHMYDTVKGSDWLGDQDAIEFMCRRAPEAVIELEHMGMPFDRVESGKIYQRPFGGHTAEHGKRAVERACAVADRTGHAMLHTLYQQNVRANTQFFVEWTALDLIRDDNGDVVGVTAMEMETGDVYIFHAKAVLFATGGAGRIYASSTNAFMNTGDGLGICARAGIPLEDMEFWQFHPTGVAGAGVLITEGVRGEGGILLNCDGERFMERYAPTVKDLASRDVVSRAMAMEIYEGRGCGKNKDHVLLKIDHIGAEKIMEKLPGIREISIQFAGIDPIKDPIPVVPTTHYMMGGIPTNYLGEVVVPQGDNPEAVVNGLYAAGECACASVHGANRLGTNSLLDLVVFGKSAGDSMIEYINKQDGWKELPNNAGELTKQRLDRLNNQTGGENVDELRRELQRTVQLHAGVFRTDAILKEGVEKVLKLAERVKYTEIKDKSQVWNTARIEALELDNLMEVAKATLVSAEARKESRGAHASDDHPERDDENWMKHTLFYTADNSLSYKPVHTKPLTVDYIEPAKRVY; encoded by the coding sequence ATGAGTTTTCCTGTTCGTAAATTTGATGCTGTTATCGTTGGCGGCGGTGGTGCCGGTTTGCGTGCCGCCCTACAGTTATCTAAATCCGGTTTGAATACCGCTGTATTGTCTAAAGTTTTCCCTACCCGTTCACATACCGTGGCAGCCCAGGGGGGTATTTCTGCGTCGTTGGGTAATGTGCAGGAAGACCGTTGGGATTGGCACATGTACGACACCGTAAAAGGTTCGGATTGGTTGGGAGACCAAGACGCAATTGAGTTTATGTGCCGTCGCGCTCCCGAAGCCGTAATTGAATTGGAGCACATGGGCATGCCCTTCGACCGCGTGGAGAGCGGTAAGATTTATCAGCGTCCGTTTGGCGGTCATACGGCGGAACACGGTAAGCGTGCCGTTGAGCGTGCTTGCGCAGTAGCCGACCGTACCGGCCATGCTATGCTGCATACGCTTTACCAGCAAAACGTGCGTGCCAATACCCAGTTTTTTGTGGAATGGACTGCTTTGGATTTGATCCGAGACGATAACGGCGATGTTGTCGGCGTAACCGCCATGGAAATGGAAACCGGTGATGTTTACATTTTCCACGCAAAAGCCGTCTTATTTGCAACTGGTGGTGCCGGTCGTATTTATGCTTCGTCAACCAATGCCTTCATGAATACAGGCGACGGATTGGGTATTTGTGCCCGTGCAGGTATTCCTTTGGAAGATATGGAATTCTGGCAATTCCACCCGACCGGTGTTGCCGGAGCCGGCGTATTGATTACGGAAGGTGTGCGTGGTGAAGGCGGTATTCTGCTGAATTGCGACGGTGAACGTTTCATGGAGCGCTATGCGCCTACCGTAAAAGATTTGGCTTCGCGCGATGTAGTTTCCCGTGCGATGGCAATGGAAATTTACGAGGGGCGCGGTTGCGGCAAAAACAAAGACCATGTGTTGCTGAAAATCGACCATATCGGTGCAGAAAAGATTATGGAGAAACTGCCGGGTATCCGTGAAATTTCTATCCAGTTTGCCGGTATCGACCCGATTAAAGACCCGATTCCCGTCGTGCCGACTACACACTACATGATGGGCGGTATCCCGACCAACTATTTAGGCGAAGTAGTTGTTCCTCAAGGAGATAATCCTGAAGCTGTGGTGAACGGTTTGTATGCCGCAGGTGAGTGTGCCTGTGCTTCCGTGCACGGTGCGAATCGTTTGGGTACCAACTCGTTGTTGGACTTGGTTGTGTTCGGTAAATCTGCCGGTGACAGCATGATTGAGTACATTAATAAGCAAGACGGATGGAAAGAGTTGCCGAATAATGCGGGCGAATTAACCAAACAACGTTTGGATCGCCTGAACAATCAAACCGGCGGTGAAAACGTAGATGAATTGCGTCGAGAGTTGCAACGCACTGTCCAGTTGCATGCAGGCGTATTCCGTACCGATGCTATCTTAAAAGAAGGTGTGGAAAAAGTATTGAAACTCGCCGAGCGTGTTAAATACACCGAAATCAAAGACAAGAGCCAAGTATGGAATACTGCGCGCATTGAGGCTTTGGAACTGGATAACTTAATGGAAGTGGCGAAAGCGACTCTGGTTTCTGCCGAAGCGCGTAAAGAATCACGCGGGGCACATGCTTCAGACGACCACCCTGAACGTGATGATGAAAACTGGATGAAACACACGCTTTTCTATACTGCCGACAACAGCTTGTCTTACAAACCGGTTCATACCAAACCGCTGACCGTTGATTATATTGAGCCGGCTAAGCGCGTTTACTAA
- a CDS encoding succinate dehydrogenase iron-sulfur subunit, producing MEKVRFQVYRYNPDVDAKPYMQDYELEIEPTDVKLLDALVKLKAIDDSLSFRRSCREGICGSDGMNINGKNGLACLTDIRSLKQPIKLRPLPGLPVVRDLIVDMTQFFKQYHSIKPYVVNDTPAPDRERLQTQEERKELDGLYECILCACCSTACPSFWWNPDKFVGPSGLLNAYRFIADSRDTITNERLDNLNDPYRLFRCHTIMNCVDVCPKHLNPTRAIGKIKEIMLKRAI from the coding sequence ATGGAAAAAGTACGTTTTCAGGTGTATCGCTATAATCCTGACGTAGATGCCAAACCTTATATGCAGGACTATGAGCTCGAAATCGAGCCCACAGATGTGAAATTGCTGGATGCTCTCGTTAAACTGAAAGCAATAGATGACAGCCTGTCTTTCCGTCGTTCCTGCCGTGAAGGTATTTGCGGTTCAGACGGCATGAATATCAACGGTAAAAACGGCTTGGCTTGTTTAACCGATATCCGCAGCCTGAAGCAGCCGATTAAACTGCGTCCTTTACCCGGTTTGCCGGTCGTTCGTGATTTGATTGTCGATATGACTCAGTTTTTCAAGCAATATCATTCAATCAAGCCGTATGTTGTCAACGATACGCCCGCGCCGGATCGTGAACGCTTGCAAACTCAAGAAGAACGTAAAGAGCTCGATGGCCTTTATGAGTGCATTTTATGTGCATGCTGTTCTACCGCTTGCCCCTCGTTCTGGTGGAATCCGGATAAATTCGTAGGCCCGTCAGGATTGCTGAATGCATATCGCTTCATTGCAGACAGCCGTGATACTATTACTAATGAGCGTTTGGATAATTTGAACGACCCTTATCGGTTGTTCCGTTGTCATACTATTATGAACTGTGTTGACGTATGTCCGAAGCACTTGAATCCGACCCGGGCTATCGGTAAGATTAAGGAAATCATGTTGAAACGAGCAATATAA
- a CDS encoding succinate dehydrogenase assembly factor 2, with the protein MPVFDEAAKRRIQYQMRRGLLELDILLGKFMEKEFQNLNDEELAVFVEILDLPDQQFLALVNQKEQTEHTRFLPLLEKIRRA; encoded by the coding sequence ATGCCTGTTTTTGATGAAGCTGCAAAACGCAGAATACAGTATCAAATGCGCCGTGGACTTCTCGAGTTGGATATCCTGCTCGGGAAGTTTATGGAAAAAGAATTCCAGAATCTCAATGATGAAGAGCTGGCTGTTTTTGTTGAAATTTTAGATTTGCCCGACCAGCAGTTTTTAGCTTTGGTAAATCAAAAAGAACAGACAGAACACACCCGTTTCCTTCCTCTTCTGGAAAAAATAAGACGTGCTTAA
- the gltA gene encoding citrate synthase, which produces MSKTIKLQADGKESLELPILEGTLGPDVVDIRTFTKGTGMFTFDPGFVSTASCESKITFIDGDKGQLYYRGYPIEQLAENSDYLETCYLLIYGELPTAEQKAKFEHTVSRHTMIHEQLTWFFRGFRRDAHPMAMMVGVVGALSAFYQDSLEISDPEHRKIAIYRLISKIPTIAAMCYRYSNGLPFNYPRNDLSYTANFMHMMFATPCENYEPNPVLVRALDRIFILHADHEQNASTSTVRLAGSSGANPFACIAAGIASLWGPAHGGANEAVLKMLDEIGDVSNVASFMEGVKERKYRLMGFGHRVYRNMDPRASIMRETCYEVLKELGLEDDPQFKLAMELEQIALNDPYFVERKLYPNVDFYSGIVLSALGIPVSMFTVIFALARTVGWISHWHEMISDPNQKIGRPRQLYTGEPRRDYVSIDKR; this is translated from the coding sequence ATGTCCAAAACGATTAAGTTGCAAGCCGATGGTAAAGAATCGTTGGAATTGCCGATTTTAGAAGGTACTTTGGGTCCGGATGTTGTTGATATCCGGACTTTCACCAAAGGAACCGGCATGTTTACATTTGATCCCGGCTTTGTATCTACTGCAAGTTGCGAATCAAAAATAACCTTTATTGATGGTGATAAAGGCCAGTTATATTACCGTGGTTACCCGATTGAACAGTTGGCTGAAAACAGTGATTATTTGGAAACCTGCTATTTGTTGATTTACGGCGAGTTACCGACTGCCGAACAAAAAGCCAAGTTTGAACACACTGTTTCGCGCCATACTATGATTCATGAGCAATTGACTTGGTTCTTCCGTGGTTTCCGTCGTGATGCACATCCCATGGCAATGATGGTGGGCGTAGTAGGTGCGTTGTCTGCATTCTATCAAGACAGCTTGGAAATCTCTGATCCTGAGCACCGTAAAATTGCTATTTACCGCTTGATTTCTAAAATCCCGACCATTGCTGCGATGTGTTACCGCTATTCCAATGGTTTGCCGTTCAATTATCCACGCAATGATTTGTCTTACACGGCCAACTTCATGCACATGATGTTTGCCACTCCTTGCGAGAATTATGAACCTAACCCTGTTTTAGTGCGTGCCTTGGATCGCATTTTCATTCTGCATGCCGATCATGAACAAAATGCTTCTACTTCTACCGTTCGTTTGGCCGGTTCTTCAGGTGCAAATCCCTTTGCATGTATTGCAGCGGGTATTGCCAGCTTGTGGGGTCCTGCACACGGCGGAGCGAATGAAGCCGTGTTGAAGATGCTGGATGAGATCGGTGATGTTTCAAATGTTGCATCGTTCATGGAAGGCGTAAAAGAGCGCAAATACCGTTTGATGGGCTTTGGACACCGTGTGTACCGCAATATGGATCCGCGTGCAAGCATCATGCGTGAAACCTGTTATGAAGTATTGAAAGAGTTGGGCTTGGAGGATGATCCTCAATTTAAATTGGCAATGGAATTAGAACAAATTGCCTTGAACGATCCTTACTTCGTAGAACGCAAACTGTATCCCAATGTAGACTTCTATTCAGGCATTGTATTGTCTGCATTAGGTATTCCGGTATCAATGTTTACCGTGATTTTCGCATTGGCACGTACAGTAGGTTGGATCTCTCATTGGCATGAGATGATCAGCGATCCTAATCAAAAAATCGGTCGTCCGCGTCAACTCTATACGGGGGAACCGCGCCGAGATTATGTATCAATCGATAAACGCTGA
- a CDS encoding 2-oxoglutarate dehydrogenase E1 component yields the protein MMEDKLNFSYLFGSNAPYIEELYENFLNDPESVDERWKQYFTDLAAQPGGVERDVAHRPIQESFANLAKKRATAAIAGTLDENMMKKQVGVLRMMSAYRIQGVGAADLDPLKRMPPRNLDALDPKFHGLDASDMAVQFSVGKGDFAGSDKMVLSDIVSKLKQTYCGHIGIEYMYIENTEERHWIRNYFETALSTPKYNADEKRFILKQLTAAETLERYLHTKYVGQKRFSVEGGESAIAGLNYLVQNVAKDGVEEVIIGMAHRGRLNVLVNTLGKKPSDLFAEFEGRAAATLPSGDVKYHMGFSSDIATSHGAVHVTLAFNPSHLEIVNPVVQGSTRAKQRRRGENGQGQVLPVLIHGDSAFIGLGVNQATFNLSKTRGYTTGGTIHLVINNQIGFTTSDTRDVRSTVYCTDIAKMVEAPVFHVNGDDPEAVCFVVQAALDYRKKFHKDVVIDLVCYRKLGHNEGDDPTLTQPMMYKKVAQHPGVRSLYADKLVAENVIQADEAEGLIQAYRDALDKGEHVEQTRLTDYESKHRVDWSKYQGQDWREKVESGLPVSDIKRLADKFTQVPEGFALHNTAKRVLEARKSMSVGEQPIDWGMAETLAYAALVTNGIGVRISGEDSGRGTFSHRHAVLHDQKREKSDDGAYVPLRNMSEGQASFLVIDSILNEEAVMAYEYGFACSAPDKLTIWEAQFGDFANGAQVVIDQFISSGETKWGRLCGLTTILPHGYDGQGPEHSSARLERWLQLCSEENMQIVMPSEASQMFHILRRQALRSYRKPLVIFMSKRLLRFKDSMSPLENFTEGSTFRPVIGDTLERADNNSVKRVILCSGQVYYDLVAGRAERKLENDIAIVRVEQLYPFPYDEVKAELDKFPNAKDVVWAQEEPRNQGAFHQLRHRIEKILGEQQKLSYAGRPASASPAVGYMSKHIAQLKQLVEDAMNLN from the coding sequence ATGATGGAAGACAAGCTGAATTTTTCTTATTTATTTGGCTCTAATGCACCCTATATAGAAGAATTATATGAAAATTTCTTGAATGATCCGGAATCTGTGGATGAAAGATGGAAGCAATATTTTACTGATTTGGCTGCGCAGCCGGGGGGTGTAGAACGTGATGTTGCCCATCGTCCTATTCAAGAATCATTTGCCAATTTGGCAAAAAAACGAGCTACTGCTGCCATCGCAGGAACGTTAGACGAAAACATGATGAAAAAGCAGGTCGGCGTATTGCGCATGATGTCTGCTTATCGCATTCAGGGTGTCGGCGCTGCTGATCTTGATCCGTTAAAACGCATGCCTCCCCGCAATCTTGATGCTTTAGATCCTAAATTTCACGGATTGGATGCTTCTGATATGGCTGTCCAATTCAGTGTCGGTAAAGGCGACTTTGCCGGTAGTGACAAAATGGTGTTATCGGATATCGTAAGTAAGTTGAAACAGACTTATTGCGGTCACATCGGTATTGAATATATGTATATCGAGAATACCGAAGAGCGCCATTGGATCAGAAATTATTTTGAAACTGCCTTGTCTACGCCTAAATACAATGCAGATGAAAAACGTTTTATCTTAAAGCAACTTACTGCCGCTGAAACTTTAGAGCGTTATCTCCATACCAAATACGTCGGTCAGAAACGTTTCTCTGTCGAAGGCGGTGAAAGCGCTATTGCCGGTTTGAATTATCTTGTTCAGAATGTGGCTAAAGATGGCGTGGAAGAAGTGATTATCGGCATGGCTCACCGAGGCCGTCTGAACGTGTTGGTTAACACTTTAGGCAAAAAGCCCAGCGATCTGTTTGCCGAATTCGAAGGCCGCGCTGCGGCAACCTTGCCTAGTGGCGACGTGAAATACCACATGGGCTTTAGTTCGGATATCGCAACTTCTCACGGTGCAGTTCATGTTACCTTGGCATTTAACCCGTCTCACCTTGAGATTGTTAATCCGGTAGTGCAAGGTTCGACTCGAGCCAAACAGCGCCGCCGCGGAGAGAACGGCCAAGGGCAGGTATTGCCTGTGTTGATTCACGGCGACTCAGCATTTATTGGTTTAGGCGTGAACCAGGCAACATTCAATTTATCGAAAACCCGCGGTTATACAACCGGCGGTACGATTCATTTGGTGATTAATAACCAAATCGGCTTTACAACATCCGATACCCGTGATGTGCGCTCGACAGTTTATTGTACAGATATTGCCAAAATGGTTGAGGCACCTGTGTTCCATGTGAATGGAGATGATCCTGAGGCAGTGTGTTTTGTTGTTCAAGCCGCTTTGGATTACCGTAAAAAATTCCATAAAGATGTTGTGATCGATTTGGTATGTTATCGCAAGCTGGGCCATAACGAAGGTGATGACCCGACTTTGACTCAGCCGATGATGTATAAGAAAGTAGCCCAACATCCGGGTGTGCGTTCGCTTTATGCCGATAAACTGGTTGCAGAAAATGTGATTCAAGCAGATGAAGCCGAAGGTTTGATTCAGGCTTACCGAGATGCTTTGGATAAAGGCGAGCATGTCGAACAAACACGCTTAACCGATTATGAAAGCAAACACAGGGTAGATTGGTCTAAATATCAAGGCCAAGATTGGCGTGAAAAAGTAGAAAGCGGATTGCCTGTTTCAGACATCAAACGATTGGCCGATAAATTCACACAAGTTCCCGAAGGTTTTGCGTTGCACAATACGGCCAAGCGTGTGTTGGAAGCGCGTAAATCCATGTCGGTCGGCGAACAGCCTATCGATTGGGGTATGGCCGAAACATTGGCTTATGCGGCATTGGTTACCAACGGTATCGGTGTGCGCATTTCCGGTGAAGATTCGGGTCGAGGCACATTCTCACACCGCCATGCCGTGCTGCACGACCAAAAACGCGAGAAGAGCGATGACGGTGCTTATGTGCCCTTGAGAAACATGTCTGAAGGACAGGCTTCGTTTTTGGTAATCGACTCTATTCTGAATGAAGAAGCCGTTATGGCTTACGAATACGGCTTTGCTTGTTCGGCTCCTGATAAGCTGACTATTTGGGAAGCACAGTTCGGCGACTTTGCCAACGGTGCCCAAGTCGTGATCGACCAATTCATTTCTTCAGGCGAAACCAAATGGGGTCGTTTGTGCGGCTTAACAACGATTCTGCCGCATGGTTACGACGGCCAAGGCCCCGAGCACTCTTCTGCACGCTTGGAGCGTTGGTTGCAGTTGTGTTCAGAAGAAAACATGCAGATTGTTATGCCGTCTGAAGCGTCTCAGATGTTCCATATTCTGCGCCGCCAAGCATTACGTTCATACCGCAAGCCATTGGTTATCTTTATGTCTAAACGCTTGTTGCGTTTTAAAGATTCAATGAGCCCGTTGGAAAACTTTACCGAAGGTTCGACTTTCCGTCCGGTTATCGGCGATACCTTGGAGCGTGCAGATAACAATAGCGTGAAGCGCGTGATTCTTTGCTCCGGTCAGGTTTATTACGATTTGGTGGCAGGCCGTGCGGAACGTAAGCTTGAAAACGATATTGCCATTGTGCGCGTAGAGCAGCTTTATCCGTTCCCATACGACGAAGTTAAAGCCGAATTGGATAAATTCCCGAATGCCAAAGATGTGGTTTGGGCGCAAGAAGAACCCCGCAACCAAGGTGCTTTCCACCAGTTGCGCCACCGTATCGAAAAAATCTTGGGCGAGCAGCAAAAGCTCAGCTATGCGGGCCGTCCGGCCAGCGCTTCTCCAGCTGTCGGCTACATGAGTAAACACATTGCCCAGTTGAAACAGCTTGTTGAAGATGCAATGAATCTGAACTAA